The proteins below are encoded in one region of Pelagibacterium flavum:
- the cysS gene encoding cysteine--tRNA ligase: protein MPSQLPTLRLHNTLTRTKEDFVPIDGSNVRMYVCGPTVYDFAHIGNARPVIVFDVLFRLLRHLYGDDHVTYVRNITDVDDKINARALRDYPDLPLNEAIRKVTEKTASQFEKDVAALGCLSPSVEPRATEHIDGMIAIIERLVAKGHAYEAGGEVLFRVSSMADYGQLSGRNLEDNIAGARVAVESHKENPADFVLWKGSSDTEPGWESPWGRGRPGWHIECSAMSEAFLGEIFDIHGGGLDLIFPHHENEIAQSRCAHGTEVMANYWMHNGYLQLEGRKMSKSEGNFVTIHDLLETEKFGGRKWPGEVLRLAMLMTHYREPIDFSVARLEEAENKLVSWQRAARAGKETAPDASTIAELADDLNFSRASTVLDAMARKANRGTISAAHCLAVTLEFFGFPVDSLLKNDADDSSGIEARIDSRLSALIAKDFATADAIRNELLEDGIQLMDYKDPETGERRTKWEIKR, encoded by the coding sequence ATGCCGTCGCAACTGCCGACCCTGAGACTTCACAACACACTCACCCGCACCAAAGAGGACTTTGTGCCCATCGATGGGAGCAATGTGCGGATGTATGTGTGCGGGCCGACGGTTTATGACTTCGCCCATATCGGCAATGCCCGCCCGGTAATCGTCTTCGACGTTCTGTTTCGCCTGCTGCGTCACCTCTACGGCGACGATCACGTGACCTATGTGCGCAACATCACCGACGTCGACGACAAGATCAATGCCCGCGCTTTGCGCGATTACCCCGATCTGCCGCTCAACGAGGCCATCCGCAAGGTGACCGAGAAAACGGCCTCCCAATTCGAAAAGGACGTAGCCGCGCTCGGTTGCCTCTCGCCCTCGGTCGAACCGCGCGCCACCGAGCACATCGATGGCATGATCGCCATTATCGAACGGCTGGTCGCCAAAGGTCACGCCTACGAGGCAGGGGGCGAGGTGCTGTTTCGCGTTTCCTCCATGGCTGATTATGGTCAGCTCTCGGGCCGCAATCTGGAAGATAACATTGCCGGTGCCCGCGTGGCCGTTGAAAGTCACAAGGAAAATCCCGCCGATTTCGTGCTCTGGAAGGGCTCGAGCGACACTGAGCCGGGCTGGGAGAGCCCATGGGGTCGCGGGCGTCCGGGCTGGCACATCGAATGCTCGGCCATGAGCGAAGCCTTTCTGGGCGAAATTTTCGACATTCACGGCGGCGGACTGGACCTGATCTTCCCCCACCACGAAAACGAAATCGCCCAGTCGCGCTGCGCCCACGGCACAGAGGTGATGGCCAATTACTGGATGCACAACGGCTATCTGCAGCTCGAGGGCCGCAAGATGAGCAAGTCGGAAGGCAATTTCGTCACCATCCACGATCTGCTGGAAACCGAAAAGTTCGGTGGACGGAAATGGCCGGGCGAGGTGCTGCGGCTGGCCATGCTGATGACGCACTACCGCGAGCCGATCGACTTCTCGGTTGCACGGCTGGAAGAGGCCGAGAACAAACTCGTCAGTTGGCAGCGCGCCGCGCGGGCCGGGAAGGAAACAGCCCCTGACGCGTCCACGATTGCCGAACTGGCAGATGACCTCAATTTCTCCCGCGCATCGACGGTTCTCGATGCCATGGCACGCAAGGCCAACCGGGGGACAATCTCTGCCGCGCATTGCCTCGCCGTCACTTTGGAATTCTTCGGCTTTCCGGTCGACAGTCTTTTGAAAAATGACGCTGACGATTCGTCCGGTATCGAAGCTCGGATTGATTCCCGACTGAGCGCTTTGATTGCCAAAGACTTCGCCACAGCCGACGCCATCCGCAATGAGTTGCTGGAGGATGGCATCCAACTGATGGACT